The following are from one region of the Microbacterium paraoxydans genome:
- a CDS encoding APC family permease has protein sequence MPLARRLTLPDAVAIGLGSMIGAGVFAVWGPAVEVAGMGTLLALGIAAAIAYANATASAQLAAVHPVAGGTYAYARAEIGPWWGFVAGWSFVIGKIASCAAMAMTFAAYAAPAGWQAPVAVIAVAALAVVNCLGVTRTALATRILVACSLLGLSVVVAVGLGAAPTASPAPLPDTTVYGVLQGAGLLFFAFAGYARIATMGEEVVDPARTIPRAIVLALGGAVVVYALVGVVVLLVLGGDARGAAAPLADVLTAAGWSAFVPVVRVAAAAASLGALLALLTGIGRTTLAMAREGDLPRFLARIDERHQVPRRAEIAIAVIVIALVLVGDLREVIGFSSFGVLLYYLIANAAAFRQHGAARRYPRALQVGGALCCLVLVSTLPALASLVGVGVVLLGVAGRALRVRRVRRQQQRG, from the coding sequence ATGCCCCTCGCCCGCCGCCTGACGCTGCCGGACGCCGTCGCCATCGGCCTCGGCTCGATGATCGGTGCCGGCGTGTTCGCGGTCTGGGGACCGGCCGTCGAGGTCGCCGGCATGGGGACCCTCCTCGCCCTCGGAATCGCCGCCGCGATCGCCTACGCCAACGCCACCGCCTCGGCACAGCTCGCGGCCGTCCACCCCGTGGCAGGAGGCACGTACGCCTATGCGCGAGCGGAGATCGGACCGTGGTGGGGCTTCGTCGCCGGCTGGAGCTTCGTGATCGGCAAGATCGCGAGCTGCGCCGCCATGGCCATGACCTTCGCCGCCTACGCCGCTCCCGCGGGGTGGCAGGCCCCGGTCGCCGTGATCGCCGTCGCCGCGCTCGCGGTCGTGAACTGCCTGGGGGTGACGCGGACGGCGCTGGCGACCCGCATCCTCGTGGCCTGCTCGCTGCTCGGGCTCTCGGTCGTGGTCGCGGTCGGCCTCGGCGCCGCGCCGACCGCCTCCCCTGCGCCGCTCCCCGACACGACCGTGTACGGCGTGCTCCAGGGCGCCGGACTGCTGTTCTTCGCCTTCGCCGGCTACGCCCGGATCGCCACGATGGGTGAGGAGGTGGTGGATCCCGCGCGCACGATCCCCCGCGCGATCGTGCTCGCCCTCGGCGGCGCCGTCGTCGTCTACGCGCTAGTCGGCGTCGTGGTGCTCCTCGTCCTCGGCGGCGACGCGCGGGGCGCCGCCGCGCCCCTGGCCGACGTCCTCACCGCCGCCGGCTGGTCGGCGTTCGTCCCCGTCGTGCGGGTCGCCGCGGCCGCCGCCTCCCTCGGCGCCCTGCTCGCTCTGCTCACCGGCATCGGCCGCACGACACTCGCCATGGCGCGCGAGGGGGACCTGCCGCGGTTCCTCGCCCGCATCGACGAGCGCCATCAAGTACCGCGCCGCGCCGAGATCGCCATCGCCGTGATCGTGATCGCGCTCGTGCTCGTCGGGGATCTCCGCGAGGTGATCGGGTTCTCGTCCTTCGGCGTGCTGCTGTACTACCTCATCGCGAACGCCGCCGCGTTCCGCCAGCACGGCGCGGCCCGACGATACCCCCGAGCGCTGCAGGTGGGCGGAGCCCTCTGCTGTCTCGTACTGGTGAGCACGCTTCCCGCCCTCGCCTCGCTCGTCGGCGTGGGTGTCGTGCTGCTCGGCGTCGCGGGGCGGGCGCTACGGGTGCGGCGGGTGCGGCGGCAGCAGCAGCGCGGCTGA
- a CDS encoding PaaI family thioesterase, with protein MRITPRRLALGMSLWIPNLCSGIRVRRFSDDWTHATVELHVNLLTRNYVKTAFGGSMSAMTDPYFFMLVMHQLGRDYVVWDTRGEIEFLKPGRGVLTAEFEVTREKAQELRQRAHGGAKVLEWFETVITDRDGDVVAKVRREVYIREKKRVTASRG; from the coding sequence ATGCGCATCACGCCCCGCCGCCTCGCCCTCGGCATGAGCCTCTGGATCCCCAACCTGTGCAGCGGCATCCGCGTCCGCCGGTTCAGCGACGACTGGACCCACGCGACCGTGGAGCTGCACGTGAACCTCCTCACCCGCAACTACGTCAAGACGGCGTTCGGCGGATCGATGTCGGCGATGACCGACCCGTACTTCTTCATGCTCGTCATGCATCAGCTCGGGCGGGACTACGTCGTGTGGGACACCCGTGGCGAGATCGAGTTCCTCAAGCCGGGGCGCGGGGTGCTGACCGCGGAGTTCGAGGTGACGCGGGAGAAGGCGCAGGAGCTGCGGCAGCGCGCCCACGGCGGCGCGAAGGTGCTCGAGTGGTTCGAGACGGTCATCACCGATCGCGACGGAGACGTCGTGGCGAAGGTGCGCCGCGAGGTCTACATCCGCGAGAAGAAGCGCGTCACCGCGTCCCGCGGCTGA
- a CDS encoding GntR family transcriptional regulator, with protein MLIRVDVDSPHALYDQVAASVRADILSGALAPGDRLPAARDVAAALDINQHTVLHAYQRLRDEGLVDLRRGRGAVIAASAAPLAELAHEIDGLIRRAAALGVSAETLAGIVRTHRAEAEPPTPAATPQEASHDDA; from the coding sequence ATGCTCATCCGCGTCGATGTCGACAGTCCGCACGCGCTCTACGACCAGGTGGCCGCCTCGGTGCGTGCCGACATCCTCTCCGGTGCTCTCGCGCCCGGCGATCGTCTGCCGGCCGCCCGCGACGTGGCCGCCGCGCTCGATATCAATCAGCACACCGTCCTGCACGCCTACCAGCGCCTCCGCGACGAGGGCCTGGTCGACCTCCGGCGGGGGAGGGGCGCCGTGATCGCCGCCTCCGCCGCGCCGCTCGCCGAGCTCGCGCACGAGATCGATGGGCTGATCCGGCGGGCCGCGGCCTTGGGTGTCTCCGCCGAGACCCTCGCCGGCATCGTCCGCACGCACCGCGCGGAAGCCGAACCTCCCACCCCCGCCGCGACCCCCCAGGAGGCCTCCCATGACGACGCCTGA
- a CDS encoding CPBP family intramembrane glutamic endopeptidase, with translation MTVLTTPTRVPWRAVLIFTLTACGLAALVCLPLWLGDGLAEPFAGALLPVMMFTPAAAVLVVMLTTGVPEKGDRARFLGLWPLRPAKRVVGLLVTAWLVPPVLVALGVLLAAAFGWVRLDLTFSAFADQLAQALPPGTPVPPVGVVVFAQLAAIPVGALVNSVLAFGEELGWRGWLLPALRPLGTWPALLLSGAIWGLWHSPVILLGYNFGRTDVTGVLFMIGGCVAWGVLFGWLRLRSGSLWPAVVAHGALNAAAGLVVIVAAVQPDLALAGALGVAGWIVAAVVALVLVLTGQFRRQPALAVPRTPPTPPTLDGRPAPGVG, from the coding sequence ATGACCGTCCTGACGACGCCGACCCGCGTGCCCTGGCGCGCGGTCCTCATCTTCACCCTCACGGCCTGCGGGCTCGCGGCTCTCGTCTGCCTGCCCCTCTGGCTCGGCGACGGCCTCGCCGAACCCTTCGCGGGAGCGCTCCTCCCCGTGATGATGTTCACGCCCGCGGCCGCGGTGCTCGTCGTCATGCTCACCACGGGCGTACCGGAGAAGGGCGACCGGGCGCGCTTCCTCGGGCTGTGGCCGCTGCGGCCCGCGAAGCGCGTCGTCGGGCTGCTGGTCACGGCCTGGCTCGTGCCGCCGGTGCTCGTCGCCCTCGGCGTCCTCCTCGCGGCCGCTTTCGGGTGGGTGCGGCTCGACCTCACCTTCTCGGCCTTCGCGGATCAGCTCGCCCAGGCGCTTCCCCCGGGGACGCCGGTGCCGCCGGTCGGCGTGGTCGTGTTCGCACAGCTCGCCGCGATCCCGGTCGGGGCGCTGGTGAACAGCGTGCTCGCCTTCGGCGAGGAGCTCGGCTGGCGCGGCTGGCTGCTCCCGGCGCTGCGCCCGCTCGGCACCTGGCCGGCGCTCCTGCTCAGCGGGGCGATCTGGGGACTGTGGCACAGCCCCGTCATCCTCCTCGGCTACAACTTCGGCCGGACGGACGTCACCGGCGTGCTGTTCATGATCGGCGGCTGCGTGGCGTGGGGTGTGCTGTTCGGCTGGCTGCGGCTGCGCTCCGGCTCGCTGTGGCCGGCGGTCGTCGCGCACGGGGCCCTGAACGCCGCCGCGGGCCTGGTCGTGATCGTCGCCGCGGTACAGCCCGACCTCGCCCTCGCCGGAGCGCTCGGTGTCGCGGGCTGGATCGTCGCCGCCGTCGTGGCCCTCGTCCTCGTGCTCACGGGGCAGTTCCGCCGACAGCCGGCGCTCGCCGTGCCGCGCACCCCGCCCACCCCGCCGACGCTTGACGGCCGGCCGGCGCCGGGGGTTGGCTGA
- a CDS encoding O-methyltransferase encodes MESTPAAWARADTFLADMLVGTDPALEHALEAQRAAGLPEIEVAPVAGKLLNLLVRMSGARRVLEIGTLGGYSTIWMARAVGPEGQVMTIEAEADNAAVARASIDAAGVGDRVDIRVGRGADVLPTLVGGFDLVFIDADKESNTVYLDWAAKLGHPGTVVVLDNIGRDGEIVRDDSTDPKVNGTREGLRMLGEDPRFDATALQTVGIKGWDGIALALVV; translated from the coding sequence ATGGAATCCACTCCCGCCGCCTGGGCCCGCGCCGACACCTTCCTCGCCGACATGCTCGTGGGCACGGATCCGGCTTTGGAGCACGCGCTCGAAGCGCAGCGGGCGGCGGGGCTGCCCGAGATCGAGGTCGCCCCGGTCGCGGGGAAGCTGCTGAACCTCCTCGTACGGATGAGCGGCGCGCGCCGCGTGCTGGAGATCGGGACCCTCGGCGGCTACTCGACGATCTGGATGGCCCGCGCCGTCGGTCCCGAGGGGCAGGTGATGACGATCGAGGCGGAGGCCGACAACGCCGCCGTCGCCCGCGCGAGCATCGATGCCGCCGGGGTGGGGGACCGGGTCGACATCCGCGTCGGACGAGGAGCCGATGTGCTTCCGACCCTCGTCGGCGGCTTCGACCTCGTCTTCATCGACGCCGACAAGGAGTCGAATACCGTGTACCTGGACTGGGCCGCGAAGCTCGGTCACCCGGGCACCGTGGTCGTGCTCGACAACATCGGCCGCGACGGCGAGATCGTCCGCGACGACTCGACCGACCCCAAGGTGAACGGCACGCGCGAGGGGCTGCGGATGCTGGGGGAGGACCCGCGCTTCGACGCCACGGCGTTGCAGACGGTCGGGATCAAGGGATGGGACGGCATCGCGCTCGCCCTCGTCGTCTGA
- the eno gene encoding phosphopyruvate hydratase: MALIEAVGAREILDSRGNPTVEVEVLLDDGIVQRAAVPSGASTGAFEAYELRDGDKSRYGGKGVLKAVEAVIDELGPAIEGVEASEQRIVDEILIEVDGTDNKKRVGANAILGVSLAVAKAAADSADLPLFRYLGGPNAHVLPVPLFNVINGGEHADNGIDMQEFFLAPIGAETYSESLRWGVETYHVLRAELKAAGYATGLGDEGGFAPDLPSNREGLDFLVKAIEKAGFTPGTDIALGLDVAATEFFNDGVYRLDNKDWDAQALTEYYVGLVNDFPIVTIEDALAEDDWDNWKHLTEALGSKVQLVGDDLFVTNPQRLADGITRGVANSLLVKVNQIGTLTETFDAVSLAQRSGYTAMLSHRSGETEDTTIADLVVATNAGQIKAGAPARSERVAKYNQLLRIEEELGDAAVFAGRSAFPRYQG, encoded by the coding sequence GTGGCACTGATCGAGGCTGTAGGCGCACGCGAGATTCTCGACTCGCGCGGAAACCCGACCGTCGAGGTGGAGGTGCTCCTCGACGACGGCATCGTGCAGCGCGCCGCCGTCCCCTCCGGTGCATCGACCGGCGCCTTCGAGGCGTACGAGCTGCGGGACGGCGACAAGAGCCGCTACGGCGGCAAGGGCGTGCTCAAGGCCGTCGAGGCGGTCATCGACGAGCTCGGCCCGGCCATCGAGGGCGTGGAGGCGAGCGAGCAGCGCATCGTCGACGAGATCCTCATCGAGGTCGACGGCACGGACAACAAGAAGCGCGTCGGTGCCAACGCCATCCTCGGCGTGAGCCTCGCGGTCGCGAAGGCCGCCGCGGACTCCGCCGACCTGCCGCTGTTCCGCTACCTCGGCGGTCCGAACGCGCATGTGCTGCCCGTGCCGCTGTTCAACGTCATCAACGGCGGAGAGCACGCCGACAACGGCATCGACATGCAGGAGTTCTTCCTCGCGCCGATCGGCGCGGAGACCTACTCGGAGTCGCTGCGCTGGGGCGTGGAGACCTACCACGTGCTGCGCGCCGAGCTGAAGGCCGCGGGCTACGCGACCGGCCTCGGCGACGAGGGCGGCTTCGCCCCTGACCTGCCCAGCAACCGCGAAGGCCTCGACTTCCTGGTGAAGGCGATCGAGAAGGCCGGCTTCACGCCCGGCACCGACATCGCCCTCGGCCTCGACGTCGCCGCCACCGAGTTCTTCAACGACGGCGTCTACCGCCTCGACAACAAGGACTGGGACGCCCAGGCGCTCACCGAGTACTACGTCGGGCTCGTCAACGACTTCCCGATCGTCACGATCGAGGACGCGCTCGCCGAGGACGACTGGGACAACTGGAAGCACCTCACCGAGGCCCTTGGGTCGAAGGTCCAGCTCGTCGGTGACGACCTGTTCGTCACCAACCCGCAGCGTCTCGCCGACGGCATCACGCGCGGCGTCGCCAACTCGCTCCTGGTGAAGGTCAACCAGATCGGCACGCTCACCGAGACGTTCGACGCGGTCAGCCTTGCGCAGCGCTCGGGCTACACGGCGATGCTCTCGCACCGTTCGGGTGAGACCGAGGATACGACGATCGCCGACCTCGTGGTCGCCACGAATGCCGGCCAGATCAAGGCGGGTGCCCCGGCGCGCAGCGAGCGCGTCGCGAAGTACAACCAGCTGCTGCGCATCGAGGAGGAGCTGGGCGACGCCGCGGTCTTCGCCGGCCGTTCCGCCTTCCCGCGCTACCAGGGCTGA
- a CDS encoding FtsB family cell division protein has translation MTRRPAPPSPSPGAAAPRRAASTSRQPRGGATAAPRVDVREWASGIRLSAFSVIMLSLVVLGAWVLVPTLGTFIDQRQKIAALEQSVQVSEDEIAALTAERERWEDPAYITTQARERLYYVKPGEVVYLIDNDLDPSTLPREQEPVSDTLEEKPADWMPQLLRTLVSAGLSDTAAAPG, from the coding sequence GTGACACGACGACCGGCTCCTCCTTCGCCGTCTCCCGGAGCTGCCGCGCCGCGCCGGGCCGCCTCGACATCGCGGCAGCCCCGGGGTGGCGCGACGGCCGCCCCTCGCGTGGACGTGCGCGAGTGGGCATCGGGCATCCGTCTCTCCGCCTTCTCGGTGATCATGCTCTCCCTCGTCGTGCTGGGAGCCTGGGTGCTCGTGCCCACGCTCGGCACCTTCATCGACCAGCGGCAGAAGATCGCCGCGCTGGAGCAGTCGGTGCAGGTGAGCGAGGACGAGATCGCGGCGCTGACCGCGGAGCGTGAGCGGTGGGAGGACCCTGCGTACATCACCACGCAGGCCCGTGAGCGCCTCTACTACGTGAAGCCCGGCGAGGTCGTGTACCTCATCGACAACGACCTCGATCCGTCCACCCTCCCGCGCGAGCAGGAGCCGGTGAGCGACACCCTCGAGGAGAAGCCCGCCGACTGGATGCCGCAGCTGCTGCGCACCCTCGTCTCCGCGGGCTTGAGCGACACGGCCGCCGCCCCCGGCTGA
- a CDS encoding DUF501 domain-containing protein, whose translation MTNPPFPAPTSAELAVVSTQLGRPARGVVGIAARCRCGNPTVVATTPRLPDGTPFPTFYYLTHPAATAAMSTLEANQVMPELAALLAEDEAVAAAYRSAHEAYLADRAQFGEVPEIDGISAGGMPTRVKCLHALAGHALAAGAGVNPIGDAALARSSWSPEVCRCEEPGAALRDDPARSA comes from the coding sequence GTGACCAACCCGCCGTTCCCCGCGCCCACTTCCGCCGAGCTCGCCGTCGTGTCGACCCAGCTCGGACGACCCGCACGCGGCGTCGTCGGCATCGCGGCGCGCTGCCGCTGTGGCAACCCCACGGTGGTGGCCACCACTCCGCGGCTGCCGGACGGGACGCCGTTCCCCACGTTCTACTACCTCACGCATCCGGCGGCGACCGCGGCGATGTCGACGCTCGAAGCGAACCAGGTCATGCCCGAGCTCGCGGCGCTGCTCGCGGAGGACGAGGCCGTGGCCGCGGCGTATCGGTCCGCCCACGAGGCGTACCTCGCGGACCGCGCGCAGTTCGGCGAGGTGCCCGAGATCGACGGGATCTCCGCCGGGGGCATGCCGACGCGAGTGAAGTGCCTGCACGCCCTCGCCGGGCACGCCCTGGCGGCGGGTGCCGGCGTGAACCCGATCGGTGACGCCGCTCTCGCTCGCAGCTCCTGGTCGCCCGAGGTCTGCCGCTGCGAGGAGCCCGGAGCCGCCCTCCGCGACGATCCGGCACGCTCGGCATGA
- a CDS encoding S8 family peptidase — MTRRRMLRGAVALVAVAASVLLLGSTATPTPTPPPVADDPADPVRAAEYWLDGAGIRDAWQTTRGEGVTIAVIDTGIGKVPEVFGDAVVGGTDVSGAGTPDGRTPLGAVDGNHGSWVASLAAGRGKADGTGMIGVAPEADLLSVSVGFGAAAAVPFTEQVAKGIRWAVDHGADIINLSFTTNTLDWDESWDDAFLYAFEHDVVVVVAAGNRGSGTNIIGAPATIPGVLTVGGVDQTGTASIEASTQGITIGISAPSEGLLGVSADGEVVSWSGTSGAAPIVAGVAALIRSAHPDISANDVINRIIKTAMPVADAQKPRDPLYGFGLVDADAAISANIPSVSENPMGDLAEWVRLFRRADSVPTPEPSLGPVEIPPLPDADAPTEAGSPLLPSADSLRYGTLPLIALTVPGILVALGVTAAARRIRSARVPVRHNPDSEE, encoded by the coding sequence ATGACGCGGCGACGGATGCTGCGCGGCGCCGTCGCCCTCGTGGCGGTGGCGGCATCCGTCCTGCTCCTCGGGTCGACTGCGACCCCGACCCCGACGCCGCCGCCGGTCGCCGACGACCCCGCGGACCCGGTCCGTGCGGCGGAGTACTGGCTGGACGGTGCAGGGATCAGGGACGCATGGCAGACGACGCGCGGAGAAGGCGTCACCATCGCCGTCATCGACACCGGTATCGGCAAGGTCCCGGAGGTCTTCGGGGACGCGGTGGTCGGCGGGACCGACGTCTCTGGTGCCGGCACCCCGGACGGCCGCACGCCGCTGGGCGCGGTGGACGGCAACCACGGATCCTGGGTGGCTTCCCTCGCGGCGGGGCGCGGCAAGGCTGACGGCACGGGCATGATCGGCGTCGCGCCGGAGGCCGACCTGCTGTCGGTCTCGGTGGGCTTCGGCGCCGCGGCAGCCGTGCCGTTCACCGAGCAGGTGGCCAAGGGCATCCGATGGGCGGTCGATCACGGTGCCGACATCATCAACCTGTCGTTCACGACGAACACCCTCGACTGGGACGAGAGCTGGGACGACGCGTTCCTGTACGCCTTCGAGCACGATGTCGTCGTGGTCGTCGCCGCCGGCAACCGGGGGAGTGGCACGAACATCATCGGAGCGCCCGCCACGATCCCCGGCGTGCTCACGGTCGGCGGTGTCGACCAGACCGGCACGGCCAGCATCGAGGCATCGACGCAGGGCATCACCATCGGGATCTCGGCGCCGAGCGAGGGGCTGCTCGGGGTGTCGGCGGACGGCGAGGTCGTCTCGTGGAGCGGAACCAGCGGTGCGGCTCCGATCGTGGCAGGTGTCGCGGCGCTGATCCGCTCGGCGCATCCCGACATCTCGGCGAACGACGTCATCAACCGCATCATCAAGACGGCCATGCCGGTGGCCGACGCACAGAAGCCGCGAGACCCGCTCTACGGCTTCGGGCTCGTGGACGCGGACGCGGCGATCTCGGCGAACATCCCCTCCGTGAGCGAGAACCCGATGGGAGATCTGGCGGAATGGGTGCGGCTGTTCCGTCGTGCAGACAGCGTGCCCACGCCGGAACCGTCTCTCGGCCCGGTGGAGATCCCGCCGCTGCCGGACGCGGACGCCCCGACCGAGGCCGGTTCACCGCTGCTTCCCAGCGCCGATTCCCTGCGCTACGGTACCCTGCCGCTCATCGCCCTCACCGTCCCTGGTATCCTGGTAGCGCTTGGCGTCACCGCAGCTGCCCGGCGCATCCGATCGGCGCGCGTTCCCGTACGCCACAATCCCGACTCCGAGGAGTAG
- a CDS encoding NAD(P)/FAD-dependent oxidoreductase, giving the protein MPKILIVGGGYAGFYTAWKLEKHLRKGEADVTMVDPLPYMTYQPFLPEVAAGSIEARHSVVAHRRHLKRTHVLTAKVTNINHAQKVATITPPVGEPYEFAYDQIVVTAGAVSRTFPIPGIADNAIGLKTIEEAVAIRDKVMSNFDKAASLPAGPERDRLLTVVVVGGGFAGIEVFAELRSLASSLVSKYPQLSFEDTHFHLIEAMGRIMPEVSLKTSEWVLKDLAKRGANVHLDTQVTGAVDGNVELSTGEVIPTDVIVWTAGVMANPTVVRGGDLPVEERGRIQTRADLRVGTPEAFVEGAWAAGDVSAVPDLSGGGVGGFCVPNAQHAVRQAKLLAKNVVAVLRGEDPKEYFHKNLGAVAGLGLYNGVFQSGKIALKGFIAWLAHRGYHGLAMPTWERKWRVLWGWWNNLWLGRDLVNLQTVQNPRYVFEEFAARPRPAAPADAAPASAAPAAKAPRAEKPAAAPAAETPAEIKKPAAKKPAAKKAPAAKKAPAASADDSVETAAVK; this is encoded by the coding sequence GTGCCCAAGATCCTGATCGTCGGCGGAGGGTACGCAGGTTTCTACACCGCGTGGAAGCTCGAGAAGCATCTGCGCAAGGGCGAGGCCGACGTGACCATGGTCGACCCGCTGCCGTACATGACGTACCAGCCGTTCCTCCCCGAGGTCGCCGCGGGCTCCATCGAGGCCCGTCACTCGGTGGTCGCGCACCGCCGTCACCTCAAGCGCACCCACGTGCTCACCGCCAAGGTGACCAACATCAACCACGCGCAGAAGGTCGCCACCATCACGCCGCCCGTCGGCGAGCCGTACGAGTTCGCGTACGACCAGATCGTCGTCACCGCGGGCGCCGTCTCGCGCACGTTCCCGATCCCCGGCATCGCCGATAACGCCATCGGGCTCAAGACGATCGAAGAGGCCGTCGCCATCCGTGACAAGGTCATGTCGAACTTCGACAAGGCTGCCTCCCTCCCCGCCGGTCCCGAGCGCGACCGCCTGCTGACCGTCGTCGTCGTCGGCGGCGGCTTCGCCGGCATCGAGGTCTTCGCGGAGCTCCGCTCCCTCGCGTCCTCGCTGGTGAGCAAGTACCCGCAGCTGTCCTTCGAGGACACCCACTTCCACCTCATCGAGGCCATGGGGCGGATCATGCCCGAGGTCTCGTTGAAGACGAGCGAGTGGGTGCTGAAGGACCTCGCCAAGCGCGGGGCCAACGTCCACCTCGACACCCAGGTCACGGGTGCCGTCGACGGCAACGTCGAGCTCTCCACCGGCGAGGTCATCCCGACGGACGTCATCGTGTGGACCGCCGGTGTCATGGCCAACCCGACCGTCGTGCGCGGCGGTGATCTGCCGGTGGAGGAGCGCGGTCGCATCCAGACCCGCGCGGACCTTCGCGTCGGCACGCCCGAGGCGTTCGTCGAGGGTGCCTGGGCCGCGGGTGACGTCTCGGCCGTTCCCGACCTCTCGGGCGGCGGCGTCGGCGGCTTCTGCGTCCCGAACGCACAGCACGCCGTGCGCCAGGCGAAGCTCCTGGCCAAGAACGTCGTCGCCGTGCTCCGCGGCGAGGACCCCAAGGAGTACTTCCACAAGAACCTCGGCGCTGTCGCAGGTCTCGGCCTGTACAACGGTGTCTTCCAGTCCGGCAAGATCGCGCTGAAGGGCTTCATCGCCTGGCTCGCGCACCGTGGCTACCACGGTCTCGCCATGCCGACGTGGGAGCGCAAGTGGCGCGTGCTCTGGGGCTGGTGGAACAACCTGTGGCTGGGCCGCGACCTCGTGAACCTGCAGACGGTGCAGAACCCGCGGTACGTCTTCGAGGAGTTCGCCGCTCGCCCGCGTCCCGCGGCACCTGCGGACGCGGCCCCCGCGTCGGCCGCTCCGGCCGCGAAGGCGCCGCGCGCCGAGAAGCCGGCTGCTGCGCCTGCGGCGGAGACGCCGGCGGAGATCAAGAAGCCGGCGGCCAAGAAGCCGGCGGCCAAGAAGGCTCCGGCCGCCAAGAAGGCTCCGGCCGCGTCGGCGGATGACTCGGTGGAGACCGCCGCGGTGAAGTGA
- a CDS encoding type III PLP-dependent enzyme domain-containing protein yields MLDLTDELSPVPGGPVVAPEWEDPGRYWPRLSAATGHLPAPVAVIDREALRYNAMDLLVRAGGLPIRVASKSVRVRAVLDAVLRLPGFRGILAFTLEEALWLAETHDDIVLGYPTVDRAALERLCADEEAAQRITLMIDDPVHLDVVDSVVAPSARLELRVAIDVDASWRSPLLGHIGVRRSALFSAGEVAAFARKVVARPGFRLVGLQMYDAQIAGQGDAGPDGPLIRRVQARSREELRERRAQIVAAVGAVTSLEFLNGGGTGSLEFSGSDESLTEASAGSGLLGGHLFDGYRSFHPAPAAAFAFDVVRRPAADIATVLGGGWIASGPAVASRQPRPVWPANLRTLPREAAGEVQTPLQGPSAATLGVGDRVWFRHAKSGEPAERIAAYHLVSGDEVIDELPTYRGEGKAFL; encoded by the coding sequence GTGCTCGACCTCACCGACGAACTGAGCCCCGTCCCGGGTGGCCCTGTGGTCGCCCCCGAATGGGAGGACCCGGGCCGCTACTGGCCGCGCTTGTCGGCCGCGACCGGGCATCTTCCGGCCCCGGTCGCCGTCATCGATCGGGAGGCGCTGCGCTACAACGCCATGGATCTGCTCGTCCGTGCCGGCGGTCTGCCGATCCGGGTGGCGTCGAAATCGGTGCGGGTGCGTGCCGTCCTCGATGCCGTGCTGCGCCTCCCCGGATTCCGCGGCATCCTCGCCTTCACGCTCGAGGAAGCCCTCTGGCTCGCCGAGACGCACGACGACATCGTGCTGGGCTATCCGACCGTGGACCGGGCCGCCCTCGAACGGCTCTGCGCCGACGAAGAGGCCGCTCAGCGCATCACCCTCATGATCGACGACCCCGTGCACCTCGACGTCGTCGACAGCGTGGTGGCCCCCTCGGCGCGCCTGGAGCTCCGGGTGGCGATCGACGTCGACGCGTCCTGGCGATCGCCGCTGCTCGGGCACATCGGCGTCCGCCGGTCGGCTCTCTTCTCCGCAGGCGAGGTCGCGGCGTTCGCGCGGAAGGTCGTGGCACGCCCCGGCTTCCGCCTCGTGGGATTGCAGATGTATGACGCCCAGATCGCCGGACAGGGGGACGCCGGCCCCGATGGGCCGCTGATCCGCCGCGTTCAGGCCCGCTCGCGCGAAGAGCTGCGGGAGCGGCGGGCGCAGATCGTCGCCGCGGTCGGTGCGGTGACGTCCCTCGAGTTCCTCAACGGCGGGGGTACCGGCTCCCTCGAGTTCAGCGGCAGCGACGAGTCCCTCACCGAGGCCAGCGCGGGCAGCGGCCTGCTCGGAGGGCACCTGTTCGACGGCTACCGATCCTTCCACCCGGCGCCGGCTGCGGCTTTCGCCTTCGACGTCGTGCGCCGTCCTGCGGCCGACATCGCCACGGTGCTGGGCGGCGGCTGGATCGCCTCCGGGCCCGCGGTCGCCTCGCGGCAGCCGCGCCCGGTATGGCCGGCGAACCTCCGCACGCTTCCGCGGGAGGCGGCAGGCGAGGTGCAGACGCCGCTGCAAGGACCGAGCGCCGCGACGCTCGGCGTCGGCGATCGCGTCTGGTTCCGTCATGCGAAGAGCGGCGAACCGGCCGAGCGCATCGCCGCCTACCATCTCGTGTCCGGCGACGAGGTCATCGACGAGCTGCCGACGTACCGCGGCGAGGGGAAGGCGTTCCTGTGA